AAGAGAGAGGAGATGGCGTAATGCCAATGCAAACAGAACAAGCAAGCAGCGGAAAGTATGGGGAATATGGCGGGAGATATGTACCGGAAACATTAATGCCAGCTTTAAAGGAGCTGGAGGAAGCCTATGAACGAATTGGAAAGAGCGATGATTTTCTGGATGAGTATCAATCGCTTTTGAGCGATTATGTCGGCCGGGAGACCCCTCTCTATTATGCGAAAAACTTAACGGAGCATCTGGGAGGAGCCCGCATTTATCTAAAAAGAGAAGATCTGAATCACACAGGGGCCCATAAGATCAATAATACGCTTGGTCAGGCACTTCTTGCCAAAAAGATGGGGAAGAGGAGAGTCGTTGCTGAGACAGGCGCCGGGCAGCATGGGGTGGCGACAGCCTCTGTTTGTGCCTTGCTCGGTCTTGAACCGATTATCTTCATGGGTGAAAAGGATGTGGAACGACAAAAACAGAACGTCATCCGTATGGAGCTATTAGGGGCAAAGGTCGTGCCGGTTACATCCGGAAGCAAGACGTTAAAGGATGCCGTCAATGAGGCTTTGCGCTATTGGGTTATTAATATCGAGGATACGCATTATTTGATGGGATCTGTCCTTGGTCCGCATCCTTTTCCCTTGATTGTGCGTGATTTCCAGAGTGTCATCAGCAAGGAGGCAAGGGAGCAAAGTCTGGCATTGACAGGGGCATTGCCTGATGTGGTCATTGCATGTATTGGCGGGGGAAGCAATGCAATGGGTATGTTTTATCACTTCCTGGCTGATACGGCAGTCGAATTGATTGGGGTTGAGGCTGCAGGTAAAGGACTGGAAACGGATTTTCATGCTTCGTCACTCACGAAAGGCAAAAAGGGAATCCTGCATGGGGCCTATATGTATTTGCTCCAAAATGAAGACGGACAAATTCAGGAGGCACATTCCATCTCAGCCGGACTTGATTATCCGGGGGTAGGACCGGAGCATTGCTTCTTAAGGGATGCTGGCCGTGTGGAATATACATCCATATTGGATAAAGAAGCGCTAGAGGCATTCATGCTTTTAACGTCAAAAGAGGGGATTCTGCCCGCGCTTGAAAGCTCCCACGCCATCGCTGAGGTTATGAAAAGAGCCCCGCATATGAGCAGAGATCAATCCATCATCGTCTGCCTCTCTGGAAGAGGAGATAAAGACATGGACACGGTCATAAAAGAACTGGGAGGATATGAAAATGAGCAATCAATTATCTGAGAAGTTACGGAATCTGAAAGAGGACGGAGAAAATGGCTTCATTCCCTATATTATGGCTGGTGACGGAGGGCTGCAAAAGCTGCCTGAGACGATTCGTTATCTGGAGGGGTTAGGAGCCTCCGCTATCGAAATCGGAATCCCCTTCTCCGATCCGGTAGCTGACGGTCCAAGCATTCAGGAAGCAGGGCTTCGCGCGCTCACGGAAGGGGTTAATTTACGAAGCATCCTTGAAGTGTTATCAGAGCATGATTTCTCTGTTCCGCTTATCATTATGACTTATGCAAATCCAGTATTGCAGATGGGGCTAAAAACCTTTGCAGAAGCGGCAAGGCGTGCTGGTGTATCTGCCTGCATCATACCGGATGTTCCGCTTGAGGAGGAAGCCCTATTTAAGGAGCCTCTCAGGGGAGAGGGTATTGTTCTTATTCGGCTCGTCCCATTAACAGCCTCCTTAGAGCGGCTTGAGGATTTGAGCAATGAAGCGGAAGGTTTTTTATATGCCGTAACCATTAATGGAATAACAGGTGAGAAGGCAGAGCTTGAATATCGCTATCTGCAAGAAAGGGTAGAGTATTTGAAGGGGTTGACCAAAGTGCCGATCTACGCCGGGTTTGGCATTTCCAATCCGAAAACGGCGAATGCCCTATTGGCGTTTTGTGATGGAATCATCGTTGGATCCAAAATCGTCAATGCTCTTCACAAAAAAGATAAAGAGGAAATCGAAGGGTTTGTTAGGGGTGTGAAACGTTCATCAGAAGCTCCATTTGTTTTCTAAAAGCTGTAATCGGGTATGAATATAGATGCCACTTATGTGGACTAAATAGTTGCAGCGGGAGGGGAAAAGGATGAAAACGGCAGGGATGAAAAATCAATTTTATCTGACACGCAATAAATTGAAAGAGTCAGTAAGTGATCTTTCTGAAGCTGAAGCGGATATTCAGCCGGAAGGATTCTCTAATACAGTAAGATGGCAGATTGGTCATCTCTTAGTAAGCGCAGAAAGCTTCCTATTTGGTTATCCGAAGGCTGGATCTCCTGTTCCGGAATTGTATGCAAGCTTTTTTGAAAGCGGGACAGCACCATCGCGCTGGCAACGAAGTGCCCCGTCATTGAAAGAACTGATAAAGCAATTGGAAACACAGGAAAAAAGGATTGAAAACTTGCCGGATGACTATTGGAGTGAGAAGATTTCAAGTCCTATTCCTGGATTGAAGATTGAAGACCGGGAAGAGTTATTCCATTTGCTTCTTCATCATGAGGCAATGCATCTGGGACAAATACAATCCATTAAACGGCTGAGTGCAGTCGAAAGTCATTAAAATATGAGACTGGAGGGCATTCAGATTATTTAAATCTGGATGCCTTTTTTATGAGCTGTTTTCGTAAATATTGCGGCTTTTGAATAAAATGGGGAGCTTTTACAGTAAATTAGGTACTGCCTTCTTGAACAAAAAAGAGGACAGGTAGTAAAAGGATATTTATATATTAATAACGAATAGATGATAAACACAGTAAAGAAGGATTCTGACCGTGTATAGACACTCAATCGTGAAAAATTATATTTACAGGGTGATAAGCTGATGGTAGGAATAAGTATTGCAACGAAGTGGGAATTTAAAGCGACATTGGAGTACTTTGGCATAAAAGATAACGAATGTTTCAGTTATCCGTATGGCGAGTATTTCACAAGAACAATGAATGATACGAAACTCATTTTTTATAGTACAGGTGTAAGAAAAGTAAATGGCGTTGGCGGTAATCAGTATATGATTTCTAAATTTAATTTAACCAAAGTTATCGTTGCTGGAACGTGTGCGGGAATAGATGATCAATTTAGTATTTTGGATATATTTATACCCGATAAAGCCGTTCAATATGATTGTACAGTAAAAGAAATCGAGCCTCTTATTAAACAGTCCTTCATAGTCGATATCGCTCTATCAAAATATGGAACTGATTTTTATACTGGAACAATTGCCACCGCTGATAAAGCAGTAGTTATGTGGAAGGACTATTTAGAATTAAAGGAAAACAAAATAACGATAGCTGATACAGAAGCAGGT
This DNA window, taken from Pradoshia eiseniae, encodes the following:
- the trpA gene encoding tryptophan synthase subunit alpha, whose product is MSNQLSEKLRNLKEDGENGFIPYIMAGDGGLQKLPETIRYLEGLGASAIEIGIPFSDPVADGPSIQEAGLRALTEGVNLRSILEVLSEHDFSVPLIIMTYANPVLQMGLKTFAEAARRAGVSACIIPDVPLEEEALFKEPLRGEGIVLIRLVPLTASLERLEDLSNEAEGFLYAVTINGITGEKAELEYRYLQERVEYLKGLTKVPIYAGFGISNPKTANALLAFCDGIIVGSKIVNALHKKDKEEIEGFVRGVKRSSEAPFVF
- a CDS encoding DinB family protein produces the protein MKTAGMKNQFYLTRNKLKESVSDLSEAEADIQPEGFSNTVRWQIGHLLVSAESFLFGYPKAGSPVPELYASFFESGTAPSRWQRSAPSLKELIKQLETQEKRIENLPDDYWSEKISSPIPGLKIEDREELFHLLLHHEAMHLGQIQSIKRLSAVESH
- a CDS encoding 5'-methylthioadenosine/S-adenosylhomocysteine nucleosidase family protein; the protein is MVGISIATKWEFKATLEYFGIKDNECFSYPYGEYFTRTMNDTKLIFYSTGVRKVNGVGGNQYMISKFNLTKVIVAGTCAGIDDQFSILDIFIPDKAVQYDCTVKEIEPLIKQSFIVDIALSKYGTDFYTGTIATADKAVVMWKDYLELKENKITIADTEAGAIAYICKKNDVECIIIKGISDFPTDERKSDKVESNMVQINVYLENTPKVMNKIFSEYLNRFI
- the trpB gene encoding tryptophan synthase subunit beta; translated protein: MPMQTEQASSGKYGEYGGRYVPETLMPALKELEEAYERIGKSDDFLDEYQSLLSDYVGRETPLYYAKNLTEHLGGARIYLKREDLNHTGAHKINNTLGQALLAKKMGKRRVVAETGAGQHGVATASVCALLGLEPIIFMGEKDVERQKQNVIRMELLGAKVVPVTSGSKTLKDAVNEALRYWVINIEDTHYLMGSVLGPHPFPLIVRDFQSVISKEAREQSLALTGALPDVVIACIGGGSNAMGMFYHFLADTAVELIGVEAAGKGLETDFHASSLTKGKKGILHGAYMYLLQNEDGQIQEAHSISAGLDYPGVGPEHCFLRDAGRVEYTSILDKEALEAFMLLTSKEGILPALESSHAIAEVMKRAPHMSRDQSIIVCLSGRGDKDMDTVIKELGGYENEQSII